A portion of the Sabethes cyaneus chromosome 3, idSabCyanKW18_F2, whole genome shotgun sequence genome contains these proteins:
- the LOC128741216 gene encoding b(0,+)-type amino acid transporter 1 isoform X1 — MRDTVSHYFSSSAAAAGHDCRKSSSSSDNSFPGHNVSIKDVSSGADWNSQIGDGAKDPNGNNGRGTSETAETDSSGTGGMRDSLEGTGSAQNDLIHLKRRVGLFSGVALIVGTMIGSGIFVSPSGLLVRTGSIGVSFIIWMACGLLSLLGALAYAELGTMNTSSGAEWAYFMDAFGAWPAFLFSWVSTLVLKPSQMAIICLSFAQYAVEAFVAECDPPQTVVKMVAILAIVCILFVNCYSVNLGMAVQNVFTSAKLIAVLIVICGGAYKLFQGNTQHLQNAFSGPMPSMGAIATAFYTGLWAYDGWNNLNYVTEEIQNPSKNLPRSIIIGIPLVTLCYALINVSYLAAMSPTEMIESEAVAVTFGNRILGVMAWLMPLSVTISTFGSANGTLFAAGRLCFAASREGHLLDILSYVHVRRLTPAPGLIFHSLIASAMVLYGTIDSLIDFFSFTAWIFYGGAMLALIVMRYTKPNYPRPYKVPLIIPILVMVISGYLVVAPIIEKPQIEYLYAVMFIFAGLFFYVPFVHLGYHPKFMGNVTLFFQMLFEVVPTTTMNMFD, encoded by the exons ATGCGCGATACAGTTTCGCATTACTTCTCTTCTTCAGCAGCTGCAGCGGGCCATGACTGTCGGAAAAGCAGTTCATCCTCCGATAACAGCTTCCCAG GACATAATGTGTCAATTAAAGACGTATCAAGTGGTGCAGACTGGAATTCCCAAATTGGGGACGGAGCCAAGGATCCCAACGGGAATAACGGGCGAGGGACGTCCGAAACGGCAGAGACCGACTCATCAG GGACCGGGGGGATGCGGGACTCGCTGGAGGGGACGGGCTCAGCGCAGAACGACCTTATTCACCTCAAGAGACGGGTGGGACTCTTCAGTGGGGTGGCTTTAATTGTCGGAACGATGATCG GGTCTGGAATATTTGTATCGCCATCTGGTTTACTGGTGCGAACCGGTTCCATTGGTGTGAGCTTTATTATATGGATGGCCTGTGGGTTGCTCTCATTGTTAG GTGCATTAGCGTACGCTGAGTTAGGCACGATGAACACATCTTCCGGAGCAGAATGGGCATACTTTATGGACGCGTTCGGCGCTTGGCCGGCATTCCTGTTCTCCTGGGTTTCGACACTGGTACTGAAACCGTCCCAGATGGCAATCATATGTCTCTCGTTTGCCCAGTATGCCGTCGAAGCCTTCGTAGCCGAATGCGACCCACCGCAGACCGTTGTAAAAATGGTTGCAATACTGGCGATCG TGtgcattttatttgtaaatTGTTATAGTGTTAATCTAGGGATGGCTGTTCAAAATGTTTTTACCTCTGCAAAGCTGATCGCGGTGCTGATTGTAATCTGTGGTGGAGCCTATAAGCTGTTCCAGGGAAACACCCAGCACCTGCAGAATGCATTTAGCGGACCTATGCCCTCGATGGGTGCAATCGCCACGGCGTTCTACACCGGTCTTTGGGCCTACGACGGATGGAACAATCTTAACTATGTAACCGAAGAAATTCAAAATCCAAGCAA AAACTTGCCTCGTTCGATTATAATTGGAATACCGCTGGTAACGTTGTGCTATGCGCTAATCAATGTATCCTATTTGGCCGCAATGTCACCGACGGAGATGATCGAATCGGAAGCCGTTGCTGTCACATTTGGCAATCGCATCCTGGGTGTAATGGCTTGGCTCATGCCGCTGAGCGTCACCATCAGTACGTTTGGCAGCGCTAATGGCACGCTGTTCGCCGCCGGAAG GTTGTGCTTTGCCGCCAGTCGCGAAGGCCATCTGTTGGACATTCTTTCCTATGTACACGTGCGACGCCTGACACCGGCTCCGGGGctgatttttcat TCACTGATTGCAAGCGCGATGGTCCTGTACGGTACGATCGATTCCCTAATTGATTTCTTCAGTTTCACGGCGTGGATTTTCTACGGTGGAGCGATGCTGGCACTGATCGTGATGCGTTACACCAAACCCAACTATCCGAGACCCTATAAG GTTCCACTTATCATTCCAATATTGGTTATGGTCATTTCCGGCTATCTGGTGGTGGCGCCCATCATTGAAAAACCGCAAATCGAGTACCTGTATGCAGTGATGTTTATCTTTGCTGGGCTCTTCTTCTACGTGCCGTTCGTACACCTTGGATACCATCCAAAGTTTATGG GAAATGTCACCCTATTCTTCCAAATGCTTTTCGAGGTTGTGCCCACTACAACAATGAACATGTTCGACTGA
- the LOC128741216 gene encoding b(0,+)-type amino acid transporter 1 isoform X2, protein MRDTLSQFLSSADTACHDCRKNSSDSDNSFPGTGGMRDSLEGTGSAQNDLIHLKRRVGLFSGVALIVGTMIGSGIFVSPSGLLVRTGSIGVSFIIWMACGLLSLLGALAYAELGTMNTSSGAEWAYFMDAFGAWPAFLFSWVSTLVLKPSQMAIICLSFAQYAVEAFVAECDPPQTVVKMVAILAIVCILFVNCYSVNLGMAVQNVFTSAKLIAVLIVICGGAYKLFQGNTQHLQNAFSGPMPSMGAIATAFYTGLWAYDGWNNLNYVTEEIQNPSKNLPRSIIIGIPLVTLCYALINVSYLAAMSPTEMIESEAVAVTFGNRILGVMAWLMPLSVTISTFGSANGTLFAAGRLCFAASREGHLLDILSYVHVRRLTPAPGLIFHSLIASAMVLYGTIDSLIDFFSFTAWIFYGGAMLALIVMRYTKPNYPRPYKVPLIIPILVMVISGYLVVAPIIEKPQIEYLYAVMFIFAGLFFYVPFVHLGYHPKFMGNVTLFFQMLFEVVPTTTMNMFD, encoded by the exons AAACAGTTCAGATTCCGATAACAGCTTCCCAG GGACCGGGGGGATGCGGGACTCGCTGGAGGGGACGGGCTCAGCGCAGAACGACCTTATTCACCTCAAGAGACGGGTGGGACTCTTCAGTGGGGTGGCTTTAATTGTCGGAACGATGATCG GGTCTGGAATATTTGTATCGCCATCTGGTTTACTGGTGCGAACCGGTTCCATTGGTGTGAGCTTTATTATATGGATGGCCTGTGGGTTGCTCTCATTGTTAG GTGCATTAGCGTACGCTGAGTTAGGCACGATGAACACATCTTCCGGAGCAGAATGGGCATACTTTATGGACGCGTTCGGCGCTTGGCCGGCATTCCTGTTCTCCTGGGTTTCGACACTGGTACTGAAACCGTCCCAGATGGCAATCATATGTCTCTCGTTTGCCCAGTATGCCGTCGAAGCCTTCGTAGCCGAATGCGACCCACCGCAGACCGTTGTAAAAATGGTTGCAATACTGGCGATCG TGtgcattttatttgtaaatTGTTATAGTGTTAATCTAGGGATGGCTGTTCAAAATGTTTTTACCTCTGCAAAGCTGATCGCGGTGCTGATTGTAATCTGTGGTGGAGCCTATAAGCTGTTCCAGGGAAACACCCAGCACCTGCAGAATGCATTTAGCGGACCTATGCCCTCGATGGGTGCAATCGCCACGGCGTTCTACACCGGTCTTTGGGCCTACGACGGATGGAACAATCTTAACTATGTAACCGAAGAAATTCAAAATCCAAGCAA AAACTTGCCTCGTTCGATTATAATTGGAATACCGCTGGTAACGTTGTGCTATGCGCTAATCAATGTATCCTATTTGGCCGCAATGTCACCGACGGAGATGATCGAATCGGAAGCCGTTGCTGTCACATTTGGCAATCGCATCCTGGGTGTAATGGCTTGGCTCATGCCGCTGAGCGTCACCATCAGTACGTTTGGCAGCGCTAATGGCACGCTGTTCGCCGCCGGAAG GTTGTGCTTTGCCGCCAGTCGCGAAGGCCATCTGTTGGACATTCTTTCCTATGTACACGTGCGACGCCTGACACCGGCTCCGGGGctgatttttcat TCACTGATTGCAAGCGCGATGGTCCTGTACGGTACGATCGATTCCCTAATTGATTTCTTCAGTTTCACGGCGTGGATTTTCTACGGTGGAGCGATGCTGGCACTGATCGTGATGCGTTACACCAAACCCAACTATCCGAGACCCTATAAG GTTCCACTTATCATTCCAATATTGGTTATGGTCATTTCCGGCTATCTGGTGGTGGCGCCCATCATTGAAAAACCGCAAATCGAGTACCTGTATGCAGTGATGTTTATCTTTGCTGGGCTCTTCTTCTACGTGCCGTTCGTACACCTTGGATACCATCCAAAGTTTATGG GAAATGTCACCCTATTCTTCCAAATGCTTTTCGAGGTTGTGCCCACTACAACAATGAACATGTTCGACTGA